A stretch of DNA from Thermus sp. LT1-2-5:
AGCTAAATCTCTTCGCCTGGTACCTCTTCGCCCTCATCTTCTTCTGGACCCCCGTTCACTTCTGGGCTTTGGCCCTGATGATCCAAGACGACTACCGGGCGGTGGGGGTACCCATGCTGCCCGTGGTCCTGGGGGAGCGGGTCACGGTGATGCAAATTGCCCTTTACGCTCTCCTCACTGCCCTGATCTCCCTCATGCCTTTACTTTTGGGCGAGCTCGGGCTTCTTTACCTCCTCTTCAGCCTGGCCCTGAACGCCCTCTTGTTGCTTAAGTCCCTTGCCCTCTACCGCCAGCCCGAGCGGAGGACGGCGGTTTCGCTATATAAATACTCCATGCTCTACCTGGCCCTTTTGTTCGTGGCCATGGCGGTGGACCGGGTGCTATAGGGAGGGAGTGGATGAGACGAGCGTTTTCGACCCTAGGTCTTTTTGGTCTGGCCCTGGCCCAGGAGGCCCACCGGGTGGCCATCACCCACCCTTTTTCCCCGATAAACCGGGAAACCAACTATCTCCTGGTCTGGGTCTTGGTCTTCTCCGTGCTGATCTTCGGCGTGGTGGCGGGCGCTTTGGCCTACATCACCTGGAAGTTTCGCGCCCGTCCTGGCCAGCAAGGCGAGCCCCCCCAAATCCATGGGAACGACCGCCTAGAGGTCATCTGGACCCTCATTCCCGTGGCCATTATCCTGGTTCTCTTCGGCCTCACCGCCCGGGCTCTTATCCAGGTGAACCAGCCCATTCTGGGGGCCATGAAGGTGGAGGTCACGGGCTATCAGTTCTGGTGGGACTTCAACTACACGGAACTGGGTTTCCGAAACTCCAACGAGCTCATCCTGCCCGTGGGGGTGCCCGTGGAGCTAGAGGTGACCTCCAAGGACGTGATCCACTCCTTCTGGGTACCGGGCCTTGTGGGTAAGCAGGACGCCATTCCGGGACGAAAGACCCGGATTCGTTTTGTAGCGGAAAAACCGGGCAACTACTACGGCTTTTGCGCCGAGCTCTGCGGGCCTAGCCACGCCCGCATGCTCTTTAGGGTCCTGGTGGTGCCCAAGGAGGAATTCGACCGCTTTGTGGAGGCCGCCAAGGGCTACACCCCTCCCGTGGCCGACGCCCGGGGTCAGGAAGTGTTCCAGCAGAACTGCATGGCCTGCCACTCCGTGCAGGGCAAGATGCCTCCAGCGGTCATCGGTCCCGAGCTGGCCTTCATGGGCAACCGGGTAAGCTTGGCGGCGGGGATTGTGGATAACACGCCAGAACACCTCAAGGCCTGGATCAAGGACCCCGCCGCTATGAAGCCGGGGGTAAAGATGCCCGGCTTCCCCCAGCTTTCCGAGGAAGACCTGGATGCCCTTGTTCGTTACCTGGAGGGGCTTAAGGTGGAGGGTTTTGACTTCGGGGCCCTGCCGAAATTCTAGGGGAGGTTAGGGGATGGCTATTACCGCAAAACCCAAGACCAGCGCGTGGGCGGTTCTATGGGACCTGCTCACCACGGTGGACCACAAGAAGATCGGCCTCATGTACACCGCCACTGCTTTCTTCGCCTTCGCCCTGGCGGGGGTTTTCTCCCTCCTTATCCGGGCGCAGTTGGCGGTGCCCAATAACCACTTGCTTACGGGGGAGCAGTACAACCAGGTCCTCACCTTGCACGGGGCCACCATGCTCTTCTTCTTCATCATCCAGGCCGGGCTCACCGGCTTCGGCAACTTCCTGGTGCCCCTGATGTTGGGGGCAAGGGATGTGGCCCTGCCTCGGGTGAACGCCTTTAGCTACTGGGCCTTCCTGGGGGCCATTGTCCTCGCCCTCATGAGCTTCTTCTTCCCCGGTGGGGCTCCTTCTGTGGGTTGGACCTTCTACTACCCTTTCTCGGTGCAGTCGGGAAGCGGGGTCAACTTCTACATGGCGGCTATCCTGCTTCTGGGCTTTTCCAGCCTCCTGGGTAACGCCAACTTCATCGCCACCATCTACAACCTCAGGGCCCAGGGAATGAGCATGTGGAAAATGCCCATGTACGTCTGGAGCGTCTTCGCCGCCAGCGTCCTTAACCTCTTCAGCCTGGCGGGGCTCACCTCAGCCACTTTGTTGATCCTCCTGGACCGCAAGATCGGCCTTTCTTGGTTCAACCCGGACATAGGGGGCGACCCGGTTCTCTACCAACAGTTCTTCTGGTTCTACTCCCACCCCACGGTTTACGTGATGCTCCTCCCCTACTTGGGCATCCTGGCTGAGGTGGCCTCCACCTTCGCCCGTAAGCCTCTTTTCGGTTACAAACAGATGGTCTGGGCCCAGATGGGCATCGTGGTTCTGGGCACCATGGTCTGGGCCCACCATATGTTCACCGTGGGGGAGTCCACCATCTTCCAAATCGCCTTTGCCTTCTTCACCGCCCTTATCGCCGTGCCCACCGGGGTGAAGCTCTTCAACCTTTTGGGAACCCTGTGGGGCGGGCACTTGCAGATGAAGACCCCCCTTCTTTGGGTTTTGGGCTTCATCTTCAACTTCCTCCTGGGGGGCATCACTGGGGTCATGCTTTCCATGACCCCCCTGGACTACCAGTTCCATGATTCCTACTTCGTGGTGGCCCACTTCCACAACGTTCTCATGGCGGGGTCTGCCTTTGGTGCCTTCGCTGGGCTCTACTACTGGTGGCCTAAAATGACGGGCCGTATGTACGATGAGCGCCTGGGCAAGCTCCATTTCTGGCTTTTCCTCGTGGGTTACCTCGTGACCTTCATGCCCCAGTACGCTCTGGGCTTCTTGGGCATGCCTCGGCGCTACTACACCTACAACGCTGACATCGCCGGCTGGCCCGAGCTCAACCTTCTCTCCACCATCGGGGCCTTCATCCTGGGCCTGGGCGGCCTGGTTTGGATCTACGCCATGTGGAAGAGTCTCCGCTCCGGGGAGAAGGCGCCCGAGAACCCTTGGGGCGGCTACACCCTGGAGTGGCTCACCGCCTCGCCCCCCAAGGCCCACAACTTTGACGTGAAGCTTCCCACGGAGTTCCCTTCCGAGCGGCCCCTTTACGACTGGCAGAAAAAGGGGGTGGAGCTCAAGCCCGAGGACCCGAGCCACATCCACCTGCCCAATAGCTCCTTCTGGCCCTTCTACTCCGCCGCCACCCTCTTTGCCTTCTTCGTCTCCGTGGCGGCGTTGCCGGTTCCGAATGTTTGGATGTGGGTCTTCCTGGCCCTCTTCGCCTACGGCCTGGTGCGCTGGGCCTTGGAGGACGAGTACAGCCACCCTGTGGAGCACCACACCCTCACGGGCAAGTCCAACGCCTGGATGGGGATGGCCTGGTTCATCGTTTCGGAAGTGGGCCTGTTCGCCATCCTCATCGCCGGCTACCTCTACCTGCGGCTTTCTGGGGCGGCCACTCCTCCCGAGGAGCGGCCTGCCCTTTGGCTTGCCCTCCTCAACACCTTCTTCCTGGTGAGCTCTTCCTTCACCGTGCACTTCGCCCACCACGACCTCAGGCGGGGGCGGTTCAACCCCTTCCGCTTCGGGCTTCTTATCACCATTATCCTGGGGGTCCTCTTCTTCCTCTTCCAGACTTACGAGTTCTGGGCTTTCTACCACCACTCCTCCTGGCAAGAGAACCTCTGGACGGCGGCCTTCTTCACCATCGTGGGCCTGCACGGCTTGCACGTGGTCATCGGCGGTTTCGGCCTGATCCTGGCCTACCTCCAGGCCTTGCGGGGCAAGATTACCCTGCACAACCACGGTACCCTCGAGGCCGCCAGCATGTACTGGCACCTGGTGGACGCGGTGTGGCTTTTCATCGTCGTCCTGTTCTACATCTGGTAAGGTTGGGCAGTCAAACCCCCCGCCCCGAGGCGGGGGGTTTGGTATTTAGTGAGAAGATGCGGCTTTTGGTGGTAGACTTTGACTACTTCTTTCCCCTTCCGCAAGACCCCCATTCCCTCGAGGCCCCCCTTTACGCCTGGGCCCACTTTGAGACTCCTTACTACCTTCAGGAGGCGTGGGAGGCTCGGGCCCTGGCCTTTTTGCTTCGGGGTTTACGCCTGCCCCAGGCCCAAGGGTGGGAAGGGTTCTGGGAACGCTTTAGCTTTGCCCCGGAGGCCCGGCTTTTTTACGCCGACTCCAACGCCCTGGCCTTCCACCCCCGGGTGCGGGAGGGGGTGGAAGAGGTGGTGCTCTTTGACGCCCACCACGACGCCGGCTATCGCCCTTTGGGTAAGGAGCCGGCGTGCGATGACTGGATGGTGTTTTACGCCCGCACCGGGGCGAGGCTTTCCGTTTACTACCCCCCTTGGCGCAACCCTTCCTTGGAGCCCGAGCCGCAGGTACCCGTGGCGCGGGTCCTAGACGCTGGGGGCAAGGTGGCGGGGGTTTTCCACCGGGTCTTCCTCTGCCGCAGCGGGGCCTGGGTGCCCCCCTGGGTGGACCCGTCTTTTTTCGCCTTCTTGGAGGCAGCTCCCCTGCCCAAGGAGGCGTTGGAGGCCGTGGAACCCAGGGAGCTGGATGTGGAGGTCCTAAAGGAGCGGGTGCGGCAAGAAGGGCTGGGCCTTTGGATCATGGACGCCTTGCGCAGGCCGCGCTAGGGGGCTATAATCGCTAGGGCTTGGGGGCCGTTAGCTCAGCTGGCAGAGCAACCGACTTTTAATCGGTAGGTCGCAGGTTCGAATCCTGCACGGCCCACCATCCAAGGAAAACCCCCGGGGAACGCTCCCCGGGGGTTTCTTGGCGGGCCCGAGAGGATTCGAACCCCTGACCTGCTGATCCGTAGTCAGCCGCTCTATCCAACTGAGCTACGGGCCCAAGCCGACCTTAAAGGTAGCACGGAGGAGCGCTTCTGTCAATAATTGCGGGGCTTGCCTAGTAAACCTTATACCCCGGAGGAGGCGGTAGAAGGGAGTGGATAAATCGGCATCCTTGGTCAGGAAAAGAGGGCTTTGCTCTAGGACGTCTTTTCCACCCGCACCACCAGGGTATCGGCGATGAGGTCGTGCCAGGCCTGGCGCTTGGGGTGGAAGAAGGCCCAGAGGTAGCCCAAAAGGAGGGGTAGGGTGGAGAGGGTCTTGCCCACCACCTCCCGCATGAAGGCGGTGAGCCAGTCCATGGGCTTTCCATCCGTCCGCACCACCCGGAGGCCCAGGGCCATCTTCCCCGGGGTGGCCCCGTAGAGGGCGGTGAAGGCCACGTAGTAGGCCCAGCCGGGAAGCCACTGGAAGAGGAGGTCCTGGACTAAGGTGGTGGGGCCCAGGGGGTCTACCCCCGCTAGGGCCATGAGGAGGAGGGAAAGGGGGATGAGGAGGAGACTGTCCACCAGGGAGGCCACGACCCGGCGCCAGGGGCTCGCCACTACCATAGCCCGCCTCCCAGGTAGCGGTACTCCAGGCGGAAGCGGCTTTGCGTGAGGAGGCCTAGAAGGGCTTCCGCCTCGCCCAGGCCAAAGGGGCTTTCCTCGCCGAGAAGCTCCTGGAGGAGTCCCTTGGGCTTTTGGTAGCGTACGAGCCGGAAGGCGCTAAGCCCCGCAAGCTCCGCCGCACGCTGGGCGGCGTCCTCCAGGTAGCCCTCCCGGTCCGCCAGGCCCAGGGCCACCGCCTGCTTGCCCGAGTAGATCCGGCCGTCCGCTAAGGCCCTCACCCGGTCCAAGGGCAGGTTGCGCCCTTCCGCCACCCGCCTGAGGAAGAGCTCGTAGGCCTCCCGCATGTAGGCCTGGAGCACCGCCTTTTCCTCCGGGGTGAGGGGCTTGAGCCCTGAGGCCATGTCCTTGAGGGCGCCTTCCTTCAAGACCTCCACCTTGAGGCCGAGCTTGGCCAGAAGGCCGCTCACCTCGGGGATGACGGAGATGACCCCGATGGAGCCCGTGAGGGCGGTGGGTGGGGTGAAGATCTCCCGGGCGGCGGTGGCGGCGTAGTAGCCGCCGCTGGCCGCCACGCTCCCGAAGGCGGCCACCAGGGGCTTAGTCTCCGCCAGGGCTTTCAGGGCCCGGTGGATGGCCTCGGTTTCTGTGACCCCGCCCCCGGGGCTGTCCACCAGGAGGACCACCGCCTGGACGCTGGGGTCTTCCCGGGCCTGGCGCGCTTGGGAGAGGAAGTCCTCAAGGGCCTTATCCGTGGGGATGCTTCCCTTTAGCTCCAGGAGGAGGACCTTCTCCCCTTGGCCGTACAGGGGGGCTTCCCGCCATACCCTTTCCGCCTCTCGAAAGCCCAGGCGGCCCAGGCCCACCACCGCCAAGGCCACGACCCCTAGGAAGAGGAAAAGCGCTAGCCAGCGCTTCTTGTTCATGGCCCTAGTTAAACATGCTCTTTTCAAGAAGGCAACCGGGGAGGGGCTTCGGGGTATCCTGAGGCCGTGCTGCGGGTGGTGGTTCGGCTGGGCAAGGAGCGGAAGCTCAAGAACTTTTACCCCAACCTCTACCGGGACGAGATCCAGGAGGCCCCTCCCGAGGCGGGGGTGGCGGAGGCGGTGGCCCCGGACGGGAGCTTCCTGGCGGTGGGGTACTACGATCCCCGCTCTAAGGCCCCCTTCCGCGCCTTCCGCTTTGACCCGGGGCCCTTGGACCGCCGCTTCTTCCTCGCCCGCTTCCGAAAAGCTCTGGGGAAGCGGGAGGGGCTTGGGGCCTTCTTCCGCCTCGTCCACGGGGAGGCGGATGGGCTTCCCGGGCTCGTGGTGGACCGCTTCGGCGAGGTTTTGGTCCTTCAGGTGCGCACCCGGGGGATGGAGGCCTTGCGGGAGGTCTGGTTTCCCGCCCTCCTCGAGGCCACCCTCCCCAAGGGGGTCTACGAGCGGAGCGACGTGGAGGCCAGGCGGCAGGAGGGCCTGCCCGAGCGGGTGGGGGTGGTGTACGGGGAGGTGCCCGAGGTCTTGGAGGTGGAGGAGGATGGCCTCCGTTTTCCCATCCCCTTGGCCCTGGCCCAGAAGACGGGGTTTTACCTGGACCAGCGGGAGAACCGCCGCCTCTTTGAGGCCATGGTGCGGCCGGGGGAGCGGGTGCTGGACGTGTTCAGCTACGTGGGGGGCTTTGCCCTGCGGGCAGCCCGCAAGGGGGCCTACGCCCTGGCGGTGGACAAGGACCTTGCGGCCCTTGCCGTCCTGGACCGGGCGGCTTTTCGGGCGGGCTTACGGGTGGACATCCGGGCTGGGGAGGCCCTCGAGGTGCTACGGGGCCTCCAGGGGCCTTTCCACCACGTCCTCCTGGACCCGCCCACCCTGGTGAAGCGCCCGGAGGAGCTTCCCGCCATGAAGCGCCACCTGGTGGACCTCACCCGGGAGGCCTCGAGGCTTCTCACCCCGGGGGGCTACCTCTGGCTTTCCGCCTGTAGCTACTACCTCAAGGTGGAAGACCTCCTGGAGGTGGCCCGCCGCGCGGCCGGGGACCTGGGCCTGCGCCTGCGGGTGCACGCCGTCACCTACCAGCCGAAGGACCATCCCTGGAGCCTCCACGTGCCGGAAAGCCTCTACCTCAAGACGCTCATCCTGCAGGAAGATGCCCTCTAAGGGGGTATGATGGAAGGCGAAGCACCCTTGGGGTGCGAAAAAGGAGGCCAGTATGGAAGTCGCACGGGGTCTAGAGGGCGTGCTGTTCACGGAAAGCCGGATGTGCTTTATCGACGGGGAGGCGGGCAAGCTCTACTACTATGGCATCCCCATCCAGGAGCTCGCCGAGAAGAGCACCTTTGAGGAAACCACCTTTCTCCTCCTTCACGGCAGACTTCCCAAGCGAGAAGAGCTAGAGACCTTCAAGCGGGACCTTGCCTCCCGCCGGGGGTTGCCGGAGCATCTCCTTGCCTCCTTCCGCCGCTACCCCACCTCCGCCCACCCCATGAGCTTCCTGCGCACGGCGGTGTCCGAGCTGGGGATGCTGGACCCCACGGAGGGCGACATCTCCCAGGAGGCTTTGTACCAAAAGGGCCTGGACCTCATCGCCAAGTTCGCCACCATCGTGGCCGCCAACAAGCGGCTTAGGGAAGGCAAGGAGCCCATCCCGCCCCGGGAAGACCTTTCCCACGCCGCCAACTTCCTCTACATGGCAAACGGGGTGGAGCCTTCCCCTGAGCAGGAGCGGCTCATGGATGCCGCCCTCATCCTGCATGCGGAGCACGGCTTCAACGCTAGCACCTTCACCGCCATCGCTGCCTTTTCCACGGAAACCGACCTCTACTCCGCCATCACCGCCGCCGTGGCCTCCCTCAAGGGCCCCCGGCACGGCGGGGCCAACGAGGCGGTGATGAAGATGATTCAGGAGATCGGCACCCCGGAAAGGGCCCGGGAGTGGGTTCGGGAGAAGCTGGCCAAGAAGCAGCGCATCATGGGCATGGGCCACCGCGTCTACAAGGCCTTTGACCCGCGGGCCGGGGTCTTGGAACGCTTGGCCCGGCTGGTGGCGGAAAAGCACGGCCACTCCCAGGAGTACCAGATCCTCAAGATCGTGGAGGAGGAGGCGGGGAAGGTGCTTAACCCCCGGGGCATCTACCCCAATGTGGACTTCTACTCCGGGGTGGTCTACTCCGACCTGGGCTTTGGCCTGGAGTTCTTCACCCCCATCTTCGCTGTGGCCCGCATCTCGGGCTGGGTGGGGCACATCCTGGAGTACAAGGAGCTGGACAACCGCCTCCTTCGCCCCGACGCCAAGTACATTGGCGAGCTGGATAGGCCCTATATTCCCTTGGAGGCGCGCTAGGGTTTCTGGGGGCTTGGGGCGCTGCCCCAAGCCCCCCTTACATGCCGCAGAAGGCTTCGTAGTCTATGAGTTCCCGTTGCGTGGGGTGGTCCCCGCACACGGGGCAGGTGGGGTTGCGGCGCACGTTGAGCTTGCGGAAGCTCCCCTCCAGGGCGTCGTAGAGGAGGAGGTGGCCCGAAAGGGTCTTGCCAAGGCCTAGGAGGATCTTCAGGACCTCCGCCGCCATGAGTGCCCCCACCACCCCCGGGAGCACGCCGAATACCCCGGCCTCGGCGCAGGAGGGAACGGAGCCGGGGGGCGGGGGCTTGGGGAAGAGGCAGCGGTAGCAGGGGCCCAACTCGCCTTCCGCCGTGGGGTGGTGAAAGACCGCCACCTGGCCGTCAAACTGGTAAATGGCCCCGAAGACCAGGGGCTTTCCCAACAGGACAGCGGCGTCGTTCACCAGGTAGCGGGTGGGGAAATTGTCCGAGGCGTCCACGAGGACCTCGTAGTCCTTCAGGATCTCCAGGGCGTTTTCCGAGGTGAGGCGGACCGGGTGGGCCTCGATCCGCACCAAGGGGTTTAGGGCCAAGAGGCGCTCCTTGGCGGCCAGGGCCTTGGGTTTGCCCACGTCCTCTGTGGCGTAGAGGACCTGGCGGTGGAGGTTGGAAAGCTCCACCCGGTCCATCTCCACAATCCCCACCCGGCCCACCCCCGCCGCCACCAGGTACTGCAAGACCGGAACCCCGAGCCCCCCGGCCCCTACCACGGCTACGGAGGCCTCCTTAAGCCGCGCCTGCCCCTCAGGGCCCACCTGGGGCAGGATCATCTGCCGATGGTAGCGGTCCAGCTCCTCCTTGGTCCACATCTAGGCCTCCCGGGTGCCGAAGCCGGGGGGAAGGAAGTCGGGATAGTCGGGGTTGCCCTTGCGGTCGGGGAGCTTCGGGATGAGGTCCGAGGGGTGGGGTTCCCCCTTGCGGCAATAGGGGCAGTCATGGCGCACCTTGTAGCGCACGGGGCGGGCGGGGATGCCCAGGGCGATGGCGTGGGGCGGGACGTCCCGGGTGACCACGGCCCCCGTGCCCACCATGGCATCGTCCCCGATGCGCACCCCGGCCAGGATGGTGGCGTGGTAGGTGATGCGCACTCCGCTGCCGATAACGGTTTCCTTTAGGGTCACGTCGGGGGAGGCCAGGACGTGGTGGGTGTGGCTGTAGACGTTTACGTAGTCGGAAAGCGAGGTCCGATCGCCAATCTTAATTCCCCCGATGTCGTCCAAAAGGACATAGCGGTGGACCACCACGTCGTCCCCCAGTTCCAGGTTGTAGCCCACGGAGAACTCCACGTTCTGGAAAAACTTGGGGTTTTTCCCCACCCGTTTGAAGATGAAGGGGGCTAGGGCCCGCCTAATGGCCACCCCCGAGTGGACGGACTGGCCCAGGGGGGTGAGGTCCAGCACCTTCCAGAACCAAAGGAGAGGCTTCACCTTGCGGAACTTCTCCTGGTCGGTGGCGGCGTAGTACTCCGCCTCAAAGGTGATCCCCTCAGGGTCTAGGCCTAAGGCGGCCAAGGGGTTTGTCTCCAGGAGCTCGGCGTAGGGCCGGCCGTAGAGGAGGCGGGCGAGCTCTTCCCGCACCAGGGCGTTCCGGTCCACGCTGGGGTCGGCAAGCCTTTCCACCAGGCTACCCAGAAAGCGCTCCAGGGCCTTTTCGTGCAGGGGGGCGATTTCGCGGGGAAGGAGCCAGGGCATAGGGTTATGCTACCCTTCCCTTGCCGCAGGGAAAACCCCTAGGCTCACCCTACGGATGAGCGGTAGCCCAGTTCCCGCAGGGCCTCGGGGTCCTTGCGCCAGTCGGGGTAGACCTTGACCTCGAGGTCCAAATACACCTTCCGGTTCAGGAAGACTTCCAGCTGCTTCCTGGCGGCTTGGCCGATCTCCTTGAGTTTCCTTCCCCCTTCCCCGATGACGATGCCCTTTTGCGAGGGGCGTTCCACGTAGAGGAGGGCCTTGATGTAAAGCACCCCGTTTTCCCGCTCCGCCACCTCCTCCGTCTTCACGGCGATGGCGTAGGGCACCTCGTGCCAAAGCCGCTTCATGGCTTCTTCCCGGATAATCTCCGCCACCCATTCCCCGAACTCTTGGTCGCTTTTGGCGAAGTCCTCCGGGTAAAAGAAAGGGCCCTCGGGCAAAAGGGCCAGGAGCTCCGCCTTGAGCCCCGCCACCTGCCTTTCGTCCAAAGCGGAAAGCATCCGGGGCTCGGCCTCGGGCAGGAGGGCGTGGTAGGCCTTAAGGGCTTCCTCGGGGTACTTGGCGGCGTCCAGCTTGTTCCCCACCAGGAGGATGGGCACCTTGCCCACCAGGGGCTTAAGCGCCTTGGCCACCAGCTCGTCCTCTGGGGTGGGGGGGTGGCGCAGGTCCACCACCCAGACCACGGCGTTGACGTCCGCCAAGGCCTCGTAGACCTCCTGGTCCATGAACTCCCCCAGGGCGTCCATGGGCTTGTGCAGGCCCGGGGTGTCGACAAAGACGATCTGCCGCTTTCCCTCGGTGAGGATGCCCCGGAGGCGCTTCCTCGTGGTTTGGGGCTTGGGGCTGATGGGGGCCACCTTGACCCCCAGGAGGTTGTTGAGCAGGGTGGACTTGCCCACGTTGGGCTTGCCCACGATGGCCACAAATCCGGAATAGGTCTTCTCGCTCATGGTTCAGGTGATCCCGGCTCCCTGGGATTGCCCGCCAGGGGCGGAAGCCGGACCTTCCAGGCTTTCCAGTATACTCCAGGCCGTGGACCCCTTGGCCTTGGCCTTCCTTCCCGGGATTGGGCCCAAGCGGCTTTTGGAGGTGCTGGCCCAGGAAGACCCCCTTGGCTTTCTGCGGGAGCGCTTTCCCCAGGCGGCGGGCCTTTACCTCGAGGCCGAGAAACGGGCACGAAGGGAACGAAAGCGGGCGGAGGCCCTGGGGGTGCGCATCCTTGGCCTTTGGGAAGAGGGGTTTCCCGAAGGCCTAAGGAGGCTCCCCCAGCCCCCCACCCACCTCTACCTCCGGGGGGAGCTTCCCGAGGAGGAGAAGGCAGTGGCCGTGGTGGGCACCCGCCGGGCCTCAGCCTGGGCCCTGGGCTTCACCCGAAGGCTCGCCCGGGAGCTGGCCGAGGCGGGGGTATGGGTGGTTTCGGGCCTCGCCCGGGGTGTGGATCGGGAGGCCCACCTGGGGGCCTTGGAAGCGGGCGGGCGGACCCTGGGGGTCTTGGGGAGCGCCTTGGACCGGGTCTATCCCCCGGAACACCGCGCCTTGGCGGGGCGTATGGACCTCCTCTCCGAGTTCCCCTTGGGAACGAGGCCAAAGCCGGAGTTCTTTCCCCGGCGGAACCGCCTCATCGCTGGGCTTGCGCGGGCGGTTTTGGTGGCGGAAGCCCCTCTGGACTCCGGGGCCCTCATCACGGCCAGGTACGCCTTGGAACTGGGCAAGGAGGTGCTGGCGGTGCCGGGCCGCCCCACGGACGCTGCTTCCTTAGGCGCCAACCGCCTCATCCAGGACGGGGCCTACCCGGTGCTTTCCGCCGAGGACGTCCTCTCCTACCTGGGTTTCGCCGCAAAACCCAAGGCTCCCCCCGGGCTCGCCCCAGAGGAAGAGGCCCTTTGCGCCCTCCTCCGCCAGGGGGAGGCCCTTCCCGAGGAGCTGGCCCAGGCCTTGGGGATGCCCGCAGAGCGGGTGCTTTCCCTCCTCACCCTCCTGGAGCTAAAAGGCCTGGCCCGGGCCCTGCCGGGAGGGCGCTACGGGCCAGGCTAAGCTTTACTTCGCCTTCTCGTAGAGTTTCTTGGCGATTTCGTAGAGCTCGCCCGGGTGGAACTCGGGAGCGAACTCGGCGGCGTCGTGGCCGGCGTCAAACACCGGGCCGCCCGTGGGGGGGCCGTCTACCACCACCACCTCGGTCCCGTCCTCGGGGGAGGCGCCCTTCCAGATGAGGCCCAGATCTTGGTAGTCGGAGGGGCTAAAGCGGTAGAGGTTGCGGTGGAAGCCCAGGTCCATGTACTTCTTGGCCTCGGGGATCTTGCTGTTGTCGATGCGGGGGATGGGGAGCATCTTGTTCATCTCCACCCCCGTGAGGGTTTCCAGGGCCTTGCCGTAGGCGGCGG
This window harbors:
- the coxB gene encoding cytochrome c oxidase subunit II — protein: MRRAFSTLGLFGLALAQEAHRVAITHPFSPINRETNYLLVWVLVFSVLIFGVVAGALAYITWKFRARPGQQGEPPQIHGNDRLEVIWTLIPVAIILVLFGLTARALIQVNQPILGAMKVEVTGYQFWWDFNYTELGFRNSNELILPVGVPVELEVTSKDVIHSFWVPGLVGKQDAIPGRKTRIRFVAEKPGNYYGFCAELCGPSHARMLFRVLVVPKEEFDRFVEAAKGYTPPVADARGQEVFQQNCMACHSVQGKMPPAVIGPELAFMGNRVSLAAGIVDNTPEHLKAWIKDPAAMKPGVKMPGFPQLSEEDLDALVRYLEGLKVEGFDFGALPKF
- the ctaD gene encoding cytochrome c oxidase subunit I; translation: MAITAKPKTSAWAVLWDLLTTVDHKKIGLMYTATAFFAFALAGVFSLLIRAQLAVPNNHLLTGEQYNQVLTLHGATMLFFFIIQAGLTGFGNFLVPLMLGARDVALPRVNAFSYWAFLGAIVLALMSFFFPGGAPSVGWTFYYPFSVQSGSGVNFYMAAILLLGFSSLLGNANFIATIYNLRAQGMSMWKMPMYVWSVFAASVLNLFSLAGLTSATLLILLDRKIGLSWFNPDIGGDPVLYQQFFWFYSHPTVYVMLLPYLGILAEVASTFARKPLFGYKQMVWAQMGIVVLGTMVWAHHMFTVGESTIFQIAFAFFTALIAVPTGVKLFNLLGTLWGGHLQMKTPLLWVLGFIFNFLLGGITGVMLSMTPLDYQFHDSYFVVAHFHNVLMAGSAFGAFAGLYYWWPKMTGRMYDERLGKLHFWLFLVGYLVTFMPQYALGFLGMPRRYYTYNADIAGWPELNLLSTIGAFILGLGGLVWIYAMWKSLRSGEKAPENPWGGYTLEWLTASPPKAHNFDVKLPTEFPSERPLYDWQKKGVELKPEDPSHIHLPNSSFWPFYSAATLFAFFVSVAALPVPNVWMWVFLALFAYGLVRWALEDEYSHPVEHHTLTGKSNAWMGMAWFIVSEVGLFAILIAGYLYLRLSGAATPPEERPALWLALLNTFFLVSSSFTVHFAHHDLRRGRFNPFRFGLLITIILGVLFFLFQTYEFWAFYHHSSWQENLWTAAFFTIVGLHGLHVVIGGFGLILAYLQALRGKITLHNHGTLEAASMYWHLVDAVWLFIVVLFYIW
- a CDS encoding RDD family protein — translated: MVVASPWRRVVASLVDSLLLIPLSLLLMALAGVDPLGPTTLVQDLLFQWLPGWAYYVAFTALYGATPGKMALGLRVVRTDGKPMDWLTAFMREVVGKTLSTLPLLLGYLWAFFHPKRQAWHDLIADTLVVRVEKTS
- the sppA gene encoding signal peptide peptidase SppA; the protein is MNKKRWLALFLFLGVVALAVVGLGRLGFREAERVWREAPLYGQGEKVLLLELKGSIPTDKALEDFLSQARQAREDPSVQAVVLLVDSPGGGVTETEAIHRALKALAETKPLVAAFGSVAASGGYYAATAAREIFTPPTALTGSIGVISVIPEVSGLLAKLGLKVEVLKEGALKDMASGLKPLTPEEKAVLQAYMREAYELFLRRVAEGRNLPLDRVRALADGRIYSGKQAVALGLADREGYLEDAAQRAAELAGLSAFRLVRYQKPKGLLQELLGEESPFGLGEAEALLGLLTQSRFRLEYRYLGGGLW
- a CDS encoding class I SAM-dependent rRNA methyltransferase, with protein sequence MLRVVVRLGKERKLKNFYPNLYRDEIQEAPPEAGVAEAVAPDGSFLAVGYYDPRSKAPFRAFRFDPGPLDRRFFLARFRKALGKREGLGAFFRLVHGEADGLPGLVVDRFGEVLVLQVRTRGMEALREVWFPALLEATLPKGVYERSDVEARRQEGLPERVGVVYGEVPEVLEVEEDGLRFPIPLALAQKTGFYLDQRENRRLFEAMVRPGERVLDVFSYVGGFALRAARKGAYALAVDKDLAALAVLDRAAFRAGLRVDIRAGEALEVLRGLQGPFHHVLLDPPTLVKRPEELPAMKRHLVDLTREASRLLTPGGYLWLSACSYYLKVEDLLEVARRAAGDLGLRLRVHAVTYQPKDHPWSLHVPESLYLKTLILQEDAL
- a CDS encoding citrate synthase/methylcitrate synthase, producing the protein MEVARGLEGVLFTESRMCFIDGEAGKLYYYGIPIQELAEKSTFEETTFLLLHGRLPKREELETFKRDLASRRGLPEHLLASFRRYPTSAHPMSFLRTAVSELGMLDPTEGDISQEALYQKGLDLIAKFATIVAANKRLREGKEPIPPREDLSHAANFLYMANGVEPSPEQERLMDAALILHAEHGFNASTFTAIAAFSTETDLYSAITAAVASLKGPRHGGANEAVMKMIQEIGTPERAREWVREKLAKKQRIMGMGHRVYKAFDPRAGVLERLARLVAEKHGHSQEYQILKIVEEEAGKVLNPRGIYPNVDFYSGVVYSDLGFGLEFFTPIFAVARISGWVGHILEYKELDNRLLRPDAKYIGELDRPYIPLEAR
- the moeB gene encoding molybdopterin-synthase adenylyltransferase MoeB, with the protein product MWTKEELDRYHRQMILPQVGPEGQARLKEASVAVVGAGGLGVPVLQYLVAAGVGRVGIVEMDRVELSNLHRQVLYATEDVGKPKALAAKERLLALNPLVRIEAHPVRLTSENALEILKDYEVLVDASDNFPTRYLVNDAAVLLGKPLVFGAIYQFDGQVAVFHHPTAEGELGPCYRCLFPKPPPPGSVPSCAEAGVFGVLPGVVGALMAAEVLKILLGLGKTLSGHLLLYDALEGSFRKLNVRRNPTCPVCGDHPTQRELIDYEAFCGM